The following proteins are encoded in a genomic region of Salvelinus namaycush isolate Seneca chromosome 12, SaNama_1.0, whole genome shotgun sequence:
- the slc25a35 gene encoding solute carrier family 25 member 35, producing the protein MDFILSGAAACGACLFTNPLEVVKTRMQLQGELKSRGTYQVYYRNVFHAFYTIGKVDGLAGLQKGLVPGLVYQFFMNGVRLGSYSIIESSGYIHTDGRVSAAKTTLAGAAAGVVGAVMGSPIYLVKTHIQSQATSSIAVGHQYQHQGMVHALAAIHKQHGILGLWRGSSAAVPRVSVGSAAQLYSFAASKELVVDLQVFPEGSWLVALCAGMISSVVVVAAMTPFDVVSTRLYNQPVDHTGKGELYKGFGDCFSKTLKVEGVAGLYKGLGASYFRLGPHTILSLLFWDELRKLWQQHR; encoded by the exons ATGGATTTTATATTGAGCGGGGCAGCTGCCTGCGGAGCTTGCCTGTTCACTAACCCACTGGAGGTTGTCAAAACTCGGATGCAATTACAAGGAGAGCTCAAAAGCCGGGGGACCTACCAGGTTTACTACCGCAACGTTTTCCACGCCTTTTACACTATCGGCAAAGTAGATGGACTCGCTGGTTTACAGAAAGGGTTGGTACCGGGACTTGTCTATCAGTTTTTCATGAATGGAGTGAGGCTTGGGTCGTATTCAATCATTGAGTCATCTGGATACATCCACACGGACGGGAGGGTTAGTGCTGCTAAAACCACACTAGCAGGGGCTGCCGCTGGAGTCGTGGGGGCAGTGATGGGAAGTCCCATCTACTTG GTGAAGACTCACATTCAGAGTCAGGCCACTTCCTCTATAGCTGTTGGACATCAGTATCAACATCAG ggcATGGTCCATGCTCTGGCAGCGATCCACAAGCAGCATGGTATCCTAGGCCTGTGGAGGGGCTCCAGTGCAGCTGTACCCAGGGTCAGCGTGGGGTCAGCCGCTCAACTCTACTCATTCGCTGCCTCCAAGGAGCTTGTCGTCGACCTACAG GTGTTCCCAGAGGGCAGCTGGCTGGTAGCTCTGTGTGCAGGGATGATCagcagtgtggtggtggtggcagccaTGACACCCTTTGACGTGGTCAGCACACGGCTCTACAACCAACCTGTGGATCATACAGGCAAG GGAGAGCTCTATAAAGGTTTTGGGGACTGCTTCTCGAAGACACTGAAGGTGGAGGGTGTGGCAGGGCTCTACAAAGGCCTGGGTGCATCCTACTTCCGTCTGGGGCCACACACCATCCTGTCTCTACTGTTCTGGGACGAACTGAGGAAGCTCTGGCAGCAGCACAGATAG
- the rangrf gene encoding ran guanine nucleotide release factor yields the protein MQNATVGRPLFGGALSATIPHSAKDISELREIPDNQEVFAHDHNDQSIIVELLELQSHVQNGDAARYHFEDVAGSNKASAPGTSEVRAVVALPKSDLSLEECSSAFLLTGTQCVAKFNEEAKNTVTIHLGLFRLPQFSTDVLVTFNDPLSISPGSSSAVGMGGEQQEDTEPWTLQDFQRLLQSLRLHDPGVFG from the exons atgcagaacgccacagtgGGTCGTCCTCTATTTGGAGGAGCCCTGTCAGCCACCATCCCTCACAGTGCCAAAGACATCAG TGAGTTGAGGGAGATTCCAGACAACCAGGAGGTTTTTGCCCACGACCACAATGACCAGAGCATCATCGTGGAACTACTAGAGTTACAGAGCCATGTCCAGAATGGAGACGCTGCCAG GTACCACTTTGAGGATGTAGCAGGGAGCAACAAGGCATCGGCTCCAGGGACATCAGAGGTCAGGGCTGTGGTGGCCTTGCCCAAGTCAGACCTCTCCCTGGAGGAGTGCAGCTCTGCCTTTCTGCTCACTGGAACACAGTGTGTGGCCAAGTTCAATGAGGAA GCCAAAAATACAGTGACCATTCACCTTGGCCTGTTCCGACTACCACAGTTCTCTACGGATGTTCTAGTGACCTTCAACGACCCCCTCAGCATAAG CCCTGGCAGCAGCAGTGCAGTGGGGATGGGAGGAGAGCAGCAGGAGGACACAGAGCCATGGACGCTACAGGACTTCCAGCGTTTACTGCAGTCTCTCAGACTACACGACCCAGGCGTGTTTGGGTAG